The Corallococcus silvisoli genome contains a region encoding:
- a CDS encoding M20 family peptidase: MKRALLAVLALLLLLVGILVVRTLHFGSRQAPAEPAEPYSVDAPAAAGRLAQALRHRTIAASDGTSGEDAAFQALHAQLVAQFPLVHAQLGHEAVGAHSHLYTWEGSEPGLKPVLLMGHLDVVPAEAEATWSHPPFGGEVADGYVHGRGALDDKGSVLAILEAVEGLLAQGHRPRRTVLLAFGADEEVGGRDGAAQVARLLLERGTRLESVLDEGGPIGVGLVPGVAAPVALVGVAEKGSARLELRVRSAGGHASMPPPQTAAGILARALVRIEEHPFEAGLRGATRGLFEYVAPEMEFGMRLLFANTWLFAPLIERKMAATPSTNASIRTTTAATMLEGSPKPNVLPSQARAVLNVRPLPGDSLEAVRDRMREAVDDARVELSIEGDEASPVSRLDTEGWRQLQRSIRQVFPEALVAPFLTVAATDARHFYPLSDSVYRFMPVRMTRDDLARMHGRDERLSVEGYAAAIRFYAQYLRNTTR; encoded by the coding sequence ATGAAGCGTGCCCTTCTCGCCGTGCTGGCCCTCCTGCTCCTCCTCGTGGGCATCCTCGTCGTCCGGACGCTCCACTTCGGCTCGCGGCAGGCCCCCGCCGAACCCGCCGAGCCCTACTCGGTGGATGCCCCCGCGGCCGCGGGCCGCCTCGCCCAGGCGCTGCGTCACCGCACCATCGCCGCCTCGGACGGGACGAGCGGAGAGGACGCCGCGTTCCAGGCGCTCCATGCCCAGCTTGTCGCTCAGTTCCCCCTCGTGCATGCGCAGCTGGGGCATGAGGCCGTGGGCGCGCATTCGCACCTGTATACGTGGGAGGGGTCGGAGCCCGGCCTGAAGCCAGTGCTCTTGATGGGCCACCTGGACGTGGTGCCCGCGGAGGCGGAGGCCACCTGGAGCCACCCGCCCTTTGGAGGTGAGGTGGCGGACGGCTACGTCCACGGCCGCGGGGCGCTCGACGACAAGGGAAGCGTGCTCGCCATCCTGGAGGCCGTGGAAGGCTTGCTCGCCCAGGGCCACCGCCCACGCCGCACGGTGCTGCTCGCCTTCGGCGCGGACGAAGAAGTGGGTGGGCGCGACGGCGCCGCGCAAGTGGCCAGGCTGCTGCTCGAGCGGGGCACGCGTCTCGAGTCCGTGCTGGACGAAGGGGGCCCCATCGGAGTGGGGCTCGTGCCCGGCGTGGCGGCGCCGGTGGCGCTGGTGGGTGTGGCGGAGAAGGGCTCGGCGCGCCTCGAGTTGAGGGTGCGGAGCGCGGGTGGTCACGCGTCCATGCCGCCCCCGCAGACGGCCGCGGGGATCCTCGCCCGCGCCCTGGTGCGCATCGAGGAGCACCCCTTCGAGGCCGGGCTGCGCGGCGCGACCCGGGGGTTGTTCGAGTACGTGGCGCCGGAGATGGAGTTCGGCATGCGCCTGCTCTTCGCCAACACCTGGCTCTTCGCCCCCCTCATCGAGCGGAAGATGGCCGCGACGCCCTCCACGAACGCCAGCATCCGCACCACCACCGCGGCCACCATGCTCGAAGGCAGCCCCAAGCCCAACGTGCTGCCGTCGCAGGCGCGCGCGGTGCTCAACGTCCGCCCGCTGCCCGGCGACAGCCTGGAGGCGGTGCGAGACCGCATGCGGGAGGCGGTGGACGATGCGCGGGTGGAGCTGTCCATCGAGGGCGACGAAGCCTCCCCGGTGTCACGCCTGGACACGGAAGGCTGGCGGCAGTTGCAGCGAAGCATCCGCCAGGTGTTCCCGGAGGCGCTGGTCGCGCCCTTCCTCACCGTGGCGGCCACCGACGCCCGGCACTTCTACCCCTTGAGTGACAGCGTGTACCGCTTCATGCCCGTGCGCATGACCCGCGACGACCTCGCACGCATGCATGGCCGCGACGAGCGGCTCTCCGTCGAGGGGTACGCGGCCGCCATCCGCTTCTACGCGCAGTACCTGCGCAACACCACGCGCTAG